One region of Macadamia integrifolia cultivar HAES 741 chromosome 11, SCU_Mint_v3, whole genome shotgun sequence genomic DNA includes:
- the LOC122094094 gene encoding WPP domain-associated protein-like isoform X1 yields MEGSKVLDGSGVWSAGVTSPSDGLMQPSISFKESENLRSDLLEDLDSYLEDIDDRLTISRIVNDSVIKGMVNAVTEESAEKIAMKELEVQRLSERLQLYESGADRVKELTFPAVGIDNDGMKFMLQSSFLGTDVEQGKSEDYFSDLRRYTEEQFQRLQKDINDLKGSNMAGRMKSAVGSQGLGNHIQRKVYDKWEEVDETINMLRNTVNTVFYRVDDIAYLSKTSHSEWQQDQEFQEEIEAIVIQNSIKSLQEELNIHVCSSENISQLMNEISSLREELGFISRSLSSFELGYLPCHGSHESGEECNATRNDSVNQNVCNHISLPASLQMENDKLEPKSSVLDRMDSAQLKCMSSDELISLFKAEMVNMKRNHESMLQQKTEAYFSLWRELLKRGPLSVRKDKEFDSLKKKIPEVIVKLDDILNKKKEFTVSYEDSMNIHILKDRVNAMLSENHQLKELLANKREEVKSLSSQVPGATDKISHRSLTGADLFEEARKWDVEDSDLKFRVMQDIYGTIFREAVKDAEATVDWGITNSDMEYIIMQDICRIIYKDAVKDTQAVVNIIKAEYENENKRRVSLETMLLETRKALRLGTEEKEQLKQEKLSLSKLLAEKEKLALEIESALMKEKECSELVCQEFNLLKDCVNQQERLISESFTELDLSKSRFEEALEFIGQYEGGIMKLDQKLKLAMEELCVADEERRALHGAIQAKEGTITLAEFKEREHRKEMESIILSIEGLSKAFVDFESQLTKNVAQNTLRLEKLTSQCYPLVKKATVLGRKYSDLQKAEEEVDLLGDEVDALLNLLEKIYIALDHYSPILQHYPGPSYLFQIMEILKLVGRELNGEMVKPF; encoded by the exons ATGGAGGGTTCAAAGGTTTTGGATGGGTCAGGGGTTTGGAGTGCCGGTGTTACTTCACCTAGTGATGGGTTGATGCAGCCAAGCATTAGCTTTAAGGAGAGTGAGAATCTTCGAAGTGATCTCTTGGAAGATTTAGATTCATATTTGGAAGATATTGATGACCGCCTCACCATCTCAAGGATTGTGAATGATTCCGTCATCAAGGGAATGGTGAATGCTGTCACTGAAGAATCTGCTGAGAAAATTGCTATGAAAGAATTGGAGGTGCAGAGATTGAGTGAACGTTTGCAGTTATATGAGTCTGGTGCAGATAGAGTTAAGGAATTAACTTTCCCAGCTGTTGGAATTGATAATGACGGAATGAAGTTTATGCTGCAGTCAAGCTTTCTTGGCACCGATGTAGAGCAGGGAAAAAGTGAAGATTATTTTAGTGATTTAAGAAGGTATACAGAAGAGCAGTTTCAGAGGCTCCAAAAAGATATCAATGACCTTAAGGGGTCTAACATGGCTGGGAGGATGAAATCTGCTGTTGGTTCACAGGGTTTAGGTAATCATATTCAAAGAAAGGTTTATGATAAATGGGAGGAGGTGGATGAAACAATAAATATGTTGAGAAACACTGTAAATACAGTCTTCTACCGGGTTGACGATATAGCctacttgtctaagacatcacATAGTGAGTGGCAGCAGGATCAGGAGTTTCAGGAAGAAATTGAAGCTATAGTGATTCAGAATTCTATCAAGAGCTTACAAGAGGAATTGAACATCCATGTTTGTAGCAGTGAAAATATTAGTCAATTGATGAATGAGATTTCAAGTTTACGAGAAGAGCTAGGTTTTATTTCAAGGTCTTTATCCAGTTTTGAGTTGGGTTATCTACCATGTCATGGATCTCATGAGAGTGGTGAGGAATGCAATGCTACAAGGAACGACAGTGTCAATCAAAATGTTTGCAATCACATATCACTTCCGGCGTCCCTTCAAATGGAAAATGATAAACTTGAACCTAAGAGCTCTGTACTAGATAGAATGGACTCTGCACAGCTGAAGTGCATGTCAAGTGATGAATTAATAAGCTTGTTCAAAGCAGAAATGGTTAACATGAAGAGAAATCATGAGTCCATGTTGCAACAGAAGACTGAGGCATATTTCAGCCTTTGGAGGGAATTACTAAAAAGAGGTCCACTATCTGTGAGGAAGGATAAGGAGTTTGactcattgaagaagaagataccaGAGGTCATTGTAAAGTTGGATGACATCctaaacaagaaaaaggaatttACTGTGAGTTATGAAGATTCCATGAATATTCACATCTTGAAGGATAGAGTTAATGCCATGCTCTCTGAGAACCATCAGCTCAAAGAGTTACTTGCAAATAAGAGAGAAGAGGTAAAGTCCCTATCATCACAGGTACCTGGTGCCACAGATAAAATTTCCCACCGTTCTTTGACAGGGGCAGACTTGTTCGAAGAAGCAAGGAAATGGGATGTTGAAGATTCAGACTTGAAGTTTAGAGTCATGCAAGATATTTATGGCACTATTTTCAGAGAAGCTGTTAAGGATGCTGAGGCAACAGTGGATTGGGGCATCACAAATTCAGATATGGAATATATTATCATGCAAGACATTTGCAGAATAATTTACAAAGATGCTGTTAAGGATACCCAGGCTGTAGTCAATATCATTAAGGCAgaatatgaaaatgaaaataaaaggagagTTTCCCTTGAAACAATGTTATTAGAAACTAGGAAAGCCTTAAGGTTAGGGACTGAGGAGAAGGAGCAATTAAAGCAAGAGAAACTATCATTATCAAAATTACTGGCAGAGAAGGAAAAATTGGCATTGGAAATAGAGTCTGCATTAATGAAGGAGAAGGAATGCAGTGAGTTGGTTTGTCAAGAGTTCAATCTGCTAAAAGACTGTGTGAATCAGCAAGAGAGACTAATTTCAGAGAGTTTTACGGAATTAGATTTATCTAAGAGTAGATTTGAGGAAGCTTTAGAATTTATAGGTCAATATGAGGGAGGAATTATGAAACTGGATCAGAAGCTTAAGCTAGCAATGGAGGAATTGTGTGTGGCTGATGAAGAAAGAAGAGCTCTTCATGGTGCTATTCAAGCGAAGGAAGGCACTATAACATTAGCTGAATTTAAAGAAAGGGAGCATAGGAAAGAAATGGAATCCATTATTTTATCTATTGAAGGGTTGTCAAAAGCATTTGTTGATTTTGAGTCTCAACTAACAAAGAATGTCGCACAGAATACTTTGAG gttgGAGAAGTTGACTTCACAATGCTATCCACTAGTAAAAAAGGCTACAGTACTTGGAAGAAAATATTCTGACCTGCAAAAGGCTGAGGAGGAG GTTGACCTGTTAGGGGATGAGGTTGATGCTCTTCTAAACCTTCTTGAAAAGATTTACATAGCTCTCGATCATTATTCACCAATATTGCAACATTATCCTGGG CCTTCTTACTTGTTCCAGATAATGGAGATCCTGAAATTGGTTGGAAGAGAATTGAATGGAGAAATGGTTAAACCATTTTAA
- the LOC122094094 gene encoding WPP domain-associated protein-like isoform X2 gives MEGSKVLDGSGVWSAGVTSPSDGLMQPSISFKESENLRSDLLEDLDSYLEDIDDRLTISRIVNDSVIKGMVNAVTEESAEKIAMKELEVQRLSERLQLYESGADRVKELTFPAVGIDNDGMKFMLQSSFLGTDVEQGKSEDYFSDLRRYTEEQFQRLQKDINDLKGSNMAGRMKSAVGSQGLGNHIQRKVYDKWEEVDETINMLRNTVNTVFYRVDDIAYLSKTSHSEWQQDQEFQEEIEAIVIQNSIKSLQEELNIHVCSSENISQLMNEISSLREELGFISRSLSSFELGYLPCHGSHESGEECNATRNDSVNQNVCNHISLPASLQMENDKLEPKSSVLDRMDSAQLKCMSSDELISLFKAEMVNMKRNHESMLQQKTEAYFSLWRELLKRGPLSVRKDKEFDSLKKKIPEVIVKLDDILNKKKEFTVSYEDSMNIHILKDRVNAMLSENHQLKELLANKREEVKSLSSQVPGATDKISHRSLTGADLFEEARKWDVEDSDLKFRVMQDIYGTIFREAVKDAEATVDWGITNSDMEYIIMQDICRIIYKDAVKDTQAVVNIIKAEYENENKRRVSLETMLLETRKALRLGTEEKEQLKQEKLSLSKLLAEKEKLALEIESALMKEKECSELVCQEFNLLKDCVNQQERLISESFTELDLSKSRFEEALEFIGQYEGGIMKLDQKLKLAMEELCVADEERRALHGAIQAKEGTITLAEFKEREHRKEMESIILSIEGLSKAFVDFESQLTKNVAQNTLRLEKLTSQCYPLVKKATVLGRKYSDLQKAEEEVDLLGDEVDALLNLLEKIYIALDHYSPILQHYPGIMEILKLVGRELNGEMVKPF, from the exons ATGGAGGGTTCAAAGGTTTTGGATGGGTCAGGGGTTTGGAGTGCCGGTGTTACTTCACCTAGTGATGGGTTGATGCAGCCAAGCATTAGCTTTAAGGAGAGTGAGAATCTTCGAAGTGATCTCTTGGAAGATTTAGATTCATATTTGGAAGATATTGATGACCGCCTCACCATCTCAAGGATTGTGAATGATTCCGTCATCAAGGGAATGGTGAATGCTGTCACTGAAGAATCTGCTGAGAAAATTGCTATGAAAGAATTGGAGGTGCAGAGATTGAGTGAACGTTTGCAGTTATATGAGTCTGGTGCAGATAGAGTTAAGGAATTAACTTTCCCAGCTGTTGGAATTGATAATGACGGAATGAAGTTTATGCTGCAGTCAAGCTTTCTTGGCACCGATGTAGAGCAGGGAAAAAGTGAAGATTATTTTAGTGATTTAAGAAGGTATACAGAAGAGCAGTTTCAGAGGCTCCAAAAAGATATCAATGACCTTAAGGGGTCTAACATGGCTGGGAGGATGAAATCTGCTGTTGGTTCACAGGGTTTAGGTAATCATATTCAAAGAAAGGTTTATGATAAATGGGAGGAGGTGGATGAAACAATAAATATGTTGAGAAACACTGTAAATACAGTCTTCTACCGGGTTGACGATATAGCctacttgtctaagacatcacATAGTGAGTGGCAGCAGGATCAGGAGTTTCAGGAAGAAATTGAAGCTATAGTGATTCAGAATTCTATCAAGAGCTTACAAGAGGAATTGAACATCCATGTTTGTAGCAGTGAAAATATTAGTCAATTGATGAATGAGATTTCAAGTTTACGAGAAGAGCTAGGTTTTATTTCAAGGTCTTTATCCAGTTTTGAGTTGGGTTATCTACCATGTCATGGATCTCATGAGAGTGGTGAGGAATGCAATGCTACAAGGAACGACAGTGTCAATCAAAATGTTTGCAATCACATATCACTTCCGGCGTCCCTTCAAATGGAAAATGATAAACTTGAACCTAAGAGCTCTGTACTAGATAGAATGGACTCTGCACAGCTGAAGTGCATGTCAAGTGATGAATTAATAAGCTTGTTCAAAGCAGAAATGGTTAACATGAAGAGAAATCATGAGTCCATGTTGCAACAGAAGACTGAGGCATATTTCAGCCTTTGGAGGGAATTACTAAAAAGAGGTCCACTATCTGTGAGGAAGGATAAGGAGTTTGactcattgaagaagaagataccaGAGGTCATTGTAAAGTTGGATGACATCctaaacaagaaaaaggaatttACTGTGAGTTATGAAGATTCCATGAATATTCACATCTTGAAGGATAGAGTTAATGCCATGCTCTCTGAGAACCATCAGCTCAAAGAGTTACTTGCAAATAAGAGAGAAGAGGTAAAGTCCCTATCATCACAGGTACCTGGTGCCACAGATAAAATTTCCCACCGTTCTTTGACAGGGGCAGACTTGTTCGAAGAAGCAAGGAAATGGGATGTTGAAGATTCAGACTTGAAGTTTAGAGTCATGCAAGATATTTATGGCACTATTTTCAGAGAAGCTGTTAAGGATGCTGAGGCAACAGTGGATTGGGGCATCACAAATTCAGATATGGAATATATTATCATGCAAGACATTTGCAGAATAATTTACAAAGATGCTGTTAAGGATACCCAGGCTGTAGTCAATATCATTAAGGCAgaatatgaaaatgaaaataaaaggagagTTTCCCTTGAAACAATGTTATTAGAAACTAGGAAAGCCTTAAGGTTAGGGACTGAGGAGAAGGAGCAATTAAAGCAAGAGAAACTATCATTATCAAAATTACTGGCAGAGAAGGAAAAATTGGCATTGGAAATAGAGTCTGCATTAATGAAGGAGAAGGAATGCAGTGAGTTGGTTTGTCAAGAGTTCAATCTGCTAAAAGACTGTGTGAATCAGCAAGAGAGACTAATTTCAGAGAGTTTTACGGAATTAGATTTATCTAAGAGTAGATTTGAGGAAGCTTTAGAATTTATAGGTCAATATGAGGGAGGAATTATGAAACTGGATCAGAAGCTTAAGCTAGCAATGGAGGAATTGTGTGTGGCTGATGAAGAAAGAAGAGCTCTTCATGGTGCTATTCAAGCGAAGGAAGGCACTATAACATTAGCTGAATTTAAAGAAAGGGAGCATAGGAAAGAAATGGAATCCATTATTTTATCTATTGAAGGGTTGTCAAAAGCATTTGTTGATTTTGAGTCTCAACTAACAAAGAATGTCGCACAGAATACTTTGAG gttgGAGAAGTTGACTTCACAATGCTATCCACTAGTAAAAAAGGCTACAGTACTTGGAAGAAAATATTCTGACCTGCAAAAGGCTGAGGAGGAG GTTGACCTGTTAGGGGATGAGGTTGATGCTCTTCTAAACCTTCTTGAAAAGATTTACATAGCTCTCGATCATTATTCACCAATATTGCAACATTATCCTGGG ATAATGGAGATCCTGAAATTGGTTGGAAGAGAATTGAATGGAGAAATGGTTAAACCATTTTAA
- the LOC122094094 gene encoding WPP domain-associated protein-like isoform X3, which produces MEGSKVLDGSGVWSAGVTSPSDGLMQPSISFKESENLRSDLLEDLDSYLEDIDDRLTISRIVNDSVIKGMVNAVTEESAEKIAMKELEVQRLSERLQLYESGADRVKELTFPAVGIDNDGMKFMLQSSFLGTDVEQGKSEDYFSDLRRYTEEQFQRLQKDINDLKGSNMAGRMKSAVGSQGLGNHIQRKVYDKWEEVDETINMLRNTVNTVFYRVDDIAYLSKTSHSEWQQDQEFQEEIEAIVIQNSIKSLQEELNIHVCSSENISQLMNEISSLREELGFISRSLSSFELGYLPCHGSHESGEECNATRNDSVNQNVCNHISLPASLQMENDKLEPKSSVLDRMDSAQLKCMSSDELISLFKAEMVNMKRNHESMLQQKTEAYFSLWRELLKRGPLSVRKDKEFDSLKKKIPEVIVKLDDILNKKKEFTVSYEDSMNIHILKDRVNAMLSENHQLKELLANKREEVKSLSSQVPGATDKISHRSLTGADLFEEARKWDVEDSDLKFRVMQDIYGTIFREAVKDAEATVDWGITNSDMEYIIMQDICRIIYKDAVKDTQAVVNIIKAEYENENKRRVSLETMLLETRKALRLGTEEKEQLKQEKLSLSKLLAEKEKLALEIESALMKEKECSELVCQEFNLLKDCVNQQERLISESFTELDLSKSRFEEALEFIGQYEGGIMKLDQKLKLAMEELCVADEERRALHGAIQAKEGTITLAEFKEREHRKEMESIILSIEGLSKAFVDFESQLTKNVAQNTLRLEKLTSQCYPLVKKATVLGRKYSDLQKAEEEIWRFCCRLSL; this is translated from the exons ATGGAGGGTTCAAAGGTTTTGGATGGGTCAGGGGTTTGGAGTGCCGGTGTTACTTCACCTAGTGATGGGTTGATGCAGCCAAGCATTAGCTTTAAGGAGAGTGAGAATCTTCGAAGTGATCTCTTGGAAGATTTAGATTCATATTTGGAAGATATTGATGACCGCCTCACCATCTCAAGGATTGTGAATGATTCCGTCATCAAGGGAATGGTGAATGCTGTCACTGAAGAATCTGCTGAGAAAATTGCTATGAAAGAATTGGAGGTGCAGAGATTGAGTGAACGTTTGCAGTTATATGAGTCTGGTGCAGATAGAGTTAAGGAATTAACTTTCCCAGCTGTTGGAATTGATAATGACGGAATGAAGTTTATGCTGCAGTCAAGCTTTCTTGGCACCGATGTAGAGCAGGGAAAAAGTGAAGATTATTTTAGTGATTTAAGAAGGTATACAGAAGAGCAGTTTCAGAGGCTCCAAAAAGATATCAATGACCTTAAGGGGTCTAACATGGCTGGGAGGATGAAATCTGCTGTTGGTTCACAGGGTTTAGGTAATCATATTCAAAGAAAGGTTTATGATAAATGGGAGGAGGTGGATGAAACAATAAATATGTTGAGAAACACTGTAAATACAGTCTTCTACCGGGTTGACGATATAGCctacttgtctaagacatcacATAGTGAGTGGCAGCAGGATCAGGAGTTTCAGGAAGAAATTGAAGCTATAGTGATTCAGAATTCTATCAAGAGCTTACAAGAGGAATTGAACATCCATGTTTGTAGCAGTGAAAATATTAGTCAATTGATGAATGAGATTTCAAGTTTACGAGAAGAGCTAGGTTTTATTTCAAGGTCTTTATCCAGTTTTGAGTTGGGTTATCTACCATGTCATGGATCTCATGAGAGTGGTGAGGAATGCAATGCTACAAGGAACGACAGTGTCAATCAAAATGTTTGCAATCACATATCACTTCCGGCGTCCCTTCAAATGGAAAATGATAAACTTGAACCTAAGAGCTCTGTACTAGATAGAATGGACTCTGCACAGCTGAAGTGCATGTCAAGTGATGAATTAATAAGCTTGTTCAAAGCAGAAATGGTTAACATGAAGAGAAATCATGAGTCCATGTTGCAACAGAAGACTGAGGCATATTTCAGCCTTTGGAGGGAATTACTAAAAAGAGGTCCACTATCTGTGAGGAAGGATAAGGAGTTTGactcattgaagaagaagataccaGAGGTCATTGTAAAGTTGGATGACATCctaaacaagaaaaaggaatttACTGTGAGTTATGAAGATTCCATGAATATTCACATCTTGAAGGATAGAGTTAATGCCATGCTCTCTGAGAACCATCAGCTCAAAGAGTTACTTGCAAATAAGAGAGAAGAGGTAAAGTCCCTATCATCACAGGTACCTGGTGCCACAGATAAAATTTCCCACCGTTCTTTGACAGGGGCAGACTTGTTCGAAGAAGCAAGGAAATGGGATGTTGAAGATTCAGACTTGAAGTTTAGAGTCATGCAAGATATTTATGGCACTATTTTCAGAGAAGCTGTTAAGGATGCTGAGGCAACAGTGGATTGGGGCATCACAAATTCAGATATGGAATATATTATCATGCAAGACATTTGCAGAATAATTTACAAAGATGCTGTTAAGGATACCCAGGCTGTAGTCAATATCATTAAGGCAgaatatgaaaatgaaaataaaaggagagTTTCCCTTGAAACAATGTTATTAGAAACTAGGAAAGCCTTAAGGTTAGGGACTGAGGAGAAGGAGCAATTAAAGCAAGAGAAACTATCATTATCAAAATTACTGGCAGAGAAGGAAAAATTGGCATTGGAAATAGAGTCTGCATTAATGAAGGAGAAGGAATGCAGTGAGTTGGTTTGTCAAGAGTTCAATCTGCTAAAAGACTGTGTGAATCAGCAAGAGAGACTAATTTCAGAGAGTTTTACGGAATTAGATTTATCTAAGAGTAGATTTGAGGAAGCTTTAGAATTTATAGGTCAATATGAGGGAGGAATTATGAAACTGGATCAGAAGCTTAAGCTAGCAATGGAGGAATTGTGTGTGGCTGATGAAGAAAGAAGAGCTCTTCATGGTGCTATTCAAGCGAAGGAAGGCACTATAACATTAGCTGAATTTAAAGAAAGGGAGCATAGGAAAGAAATGGAATCCATTATTTTATCTATTGAAGGGTTGTCAAAAGCATTTGTTGATTTTGAGTCTCAACTAACAAAGAATGTCGCACAGAATACTTTGAG gttgGAGAAGTTGACTTCACAATGCTATCCACTAGTAAAAAAGGCTACAGTACTTGGAAGAAAATATTCTGACCTGCAAAAGGCTGAGGAGGAG ATTTGGCGTTTCTGTTGCAGGCTCAGTCTTTAG